The genomic interval CTTCAGATTTTCTGGAGCTCTTTTTTGTATGGGAAGAACTTTTACTAGCTCAAATTTATTAATTCTACTTAGTATATATTATATTTACTAATATTATATATAAAAAATAATTTGACTTTTAAAATAACCTATGTTATAAATTTAAAAGATTTTAAAAGGAGGATTATTACAGATGAAAAACGTACAAAAATTTTTATTTTTAAGCATTTTATTAGCCAGTACCTCTTATGGTAAAGAAAGTATAAAGTTAAAGGAGAGTTATATTAATTCTGATTATGTTGAAATTCAAAAATTGAAACCAACCAAAAATATCATTGTTATTGAAAGAAAAGATTTCATAGATAAAGGATATCAAAATGTAACAGAAATCCTAGATGATATTCCAAGCATAAATGTTGGAAAATCTGGTTGGGGAAGCATTGATATCAGAGGACAGGGAGAGGGAAGTGCAGATAAGAATTTACAAGTTTTATTAGATGGTGCACCAATTACAAATTTAATAAATCATCCCATGCAAACAAATTATGATATAGTACCGGTTGAAAATATAGAAAGAATAGAAATAATCCCAAGCGGAGGTTCTATACTATATGGTTCAGGCTCTGTGGGTGGTATTATAAATATTACCACAAATTTAAAGAGATTGGATAGAGCAACAAAGAGTGTAGGTTTTAATTATGGAACTAATTTGAAAGAATATAATATATCTTTAGGACACAATTTAACTGATAAATTATCAATGCAATTAACTTATACTAATCTAAAAAGAAATCTTTATTTTAAGGATACTTACAGAGATACAGAATATTTTTCAGGTGGTTTAAATTATAAAGTTAATAATAATCATAGCTTGTCATTTAGATACAGTAATTTAACTGAAGATGGTCAGTTTGTGAGAACAATAAGTGCTAGTAATCTGAAAAAGGCAGAAAAAAATTATGTTCCTAAAACTCAAAAGATAACTATAGGTCTTGATGATAAAGGTAAGAAAATATTTAAGGAAATTTCTGGTTACTCTAATGCAGAGAGAAAATTGGAATCTTATAATTTCACTTATAATGGAAAATTTAATGATGGTAAAATAGAATACAATGGAGATTTCTTTTATAATAAAGGAAATTTTGATAATTCTAGTTTAGGAAACCAAACAATGTACCATAGAACTAAGGGGCTTAGAAATAAATTAAGCTTTAACTATGGGCAAAATACGTCCTTTGAAGGAAGTAGCGTATTATTTGGAGCAGACTATTATATTCAAAGTGCAGACTTACACTATAATGACTATAGATATGATAGAAAAACAAAAAAGTATTATGTAAGACCATTGGCATTTGAATATGATAAAAAAACAGTAGCATTTTATATATTTAATAATTTAAAATACAAAGACTTTGACTTCTCTCAAGGTATTAGAAAAGACTATACTTATTGGGGCTTTAATAAGGTTGCTGCAAAGAATGAAGGAAAGGGAACAAGTAAAAGACCTAATACAAACTATGAACTTGCTCTTGCATATAATTATAGGGATACAGGAAAAGTTTATGTAAGGTATGAAAGAAGTTTTACCTCACCTGATGGTTTAGAGATAACAGATGACTTTTCAACAACAGATATTAAACCAACAAAAGGAGAAGATACAATATATGATATCTATGAAATAGGTTTAAGAGATAAAATAGGTTTTTCGACTGTCGTTTTAACAGCATTTTATAACAAGACAGATAATGAAATGACAAGAAATTTAACTACTGATCCAATCTTAGGATTTGGAAGAGAAAGTATAAATATATTAAAGACAAAAAGAAAAGGTTTTGAGGCTTCGTTATCACAAAAATTTGGTAATTTAACTCTTGAAGAAACTTATTCATATTTAAAAGGTAGTAGAAAATACAATGATAAGGCAAAAAATTATGAAGATAAGGATATAGATTGGACAGACTCAGGACTAAAAAAAGTTCCTAAACATTCTGTAACACTGAAAGCAAGTTATGCATTTACTGATAGATTTTCTGCTGATATAAAATATAAATATTCCGGAAAATATAGTAATTTTATAAATGAAAGTGATATTTTCTTAAAAGAGGAAGAAAAATTTATTGACTCATATTCAACAGTTGATGTGGGATTAGTTTATAAACTTGAAAAAGGACTTACTTTATCAGCCGGATTGAAGAATATATTTAACAAGAGATATTATGAATATGTGGGAGATGCTAAATACACAGTACAACCTGCAGAAGAAAGAACTTACTATATGGGTATAAAATATATATTCTAAAACTTATAAAAAAGCTGTTGCAAATTTGGCAACAGCTTTTTTAAATATAAACTTATTATTTTCTTTCAGCAATCAATTTTTCAGCCATAATAGAGGCAAGTTCTATTAACTTATCTCTTTGAGCTGGAGTCATAGCACCTTTAATTTCAATAGGTTCAGCTAAAACTTCAAGTCCAGGAAGACTTGCAGCAAAATCAGTAATTCCCTTAACTCCGCCACCATTCCACATCATATTTCCAAATATACCTAAATATCTATTTTTTAAACCATAATTTGCCAGTTTATGTAAAAGAGGTTGAAGTCTTGGGTAGATATCGTTATTATGTGCACAAGAGCCTATCATAAGCCCTTTATATTTCCATATAGAACTAAAGATATATGATTGATCAGTCTTTGAGCAATCATAAATAATAACATCTTTAATTCCTCTATTTCCTAATTCCCTACCTAGCACTTCTGCCATTTCAGCAGTATGTCCATACATGCTCGCATAGACAATAACAACTCCCTCTTTTTCAGCTTCCATATTAGCCCAAAGTTGGTACTTTCTAAGAACTTCACTTATATTTTGTTTCCAAAGTAAGCCGTGAGCAGGGGCTATTACACTTATATCAATATTGGCTAATTTTTTCATAATACCATTTACGGGAGCTCCATATTTTCCAACTATATTAGAATAGTATCTTCTCATTTCATCTTCAAAAAATTCATTATTGACTTCATCATCAAAGATTCCACCATCTAAAGTTCCGAAGCTTCCAAAGGCATCATTGGAAAATAGAATTTTATCTGTCATATCATAAGTAGTCATTGATTCCGGCCAATGTACCATAGGCATCATATAGAAAGTCAATTTATGCTTACCTAAATCTAACACATCTTTTTCTTTGACTACAACAACTTGTTCATCATTTAAGTCAAGACCAAAATCTTTTAACATCATAATCGTTTTAACATTTCCGACAATTTTTATTTCAGGATATATTTTTAATAAGCCTTTAATTGCACCTGAATGGTCAGGTTCAACATGGTTAACGACAATGTAGTCAATTTTAGATTTCCCGATAGTTGCTTCAATCTTTGAATAGAACTCTCCACCTTCTCCGGCCTCTACTCCATCAACAATACAAATTTTCTCATCAATAATTAAATATGAATTGTAAGTAACTCCGGCATCCAATGGTATATAATTCTCAAATCTTGGAGTCTTTCTATCATTTACACCTATCCAGATTATATCTTCATTTACTTTTGTACAGCAATACATTTATTTCCTCCTATTAAAAATTCAAATTTCATAACATATCATATTAAATTTAGCAAAAAATTTCAATATATATTTATTAAAAAAATCAATAATATTTTTCTATATTTAGTCAATACTGCCTTTTTTTAAATAAACTTGTCTATCCGTTATTTGAGATAAATCCTTTGAATGGGTAACTACAACAACTGTTTGATTAAATTCATTATTAAGTTTTTTAAAAAGCGAAAAGATAACTTCACTTGTTTCTTCATCTAAATTTCCGGTAGGTTCATCAGCCAAAATAAGACTGGGTTTATTTATCATAGCTCTTGCTATTGCGACTCTTTGTTTTTCTCCTCCGGATAGCTGATTGGGCTTATGGGATAATCTATCTCCCAGACCGACAACTTCAAGTAAATTTTTTGCGTCTTTTTGTATTTCTTTTTTATTCTTGAATCTGTTTAGAAGAGCGGGAATCATAACATTTTCAAGGGCAGTAAACTCATTTAGTAAATAGTGAAATTGAAAAACAAAGCCAAGGAAATTATTTTTTATTTTATTTCTTTCATTTTCATTTAAAGAGGAAGTATTTTTTCCATCTATCCAGATTTCACCGGAATCAACTTTATCTAAAAGCCCCATAATATTAAGTAAAGTGGATTTTCCAGAACCTGATCTGCCAAGTATTGATAAAAATTCACCTTTTTTTATCTCCAAATTTAAGTTTCTTAAAATGTGAAGTTTGTTACCAGTTTCAAAATAAAACTTATTTATATTTTTTAATTCCATAATATTATTCATGTCTTAATGCCTCCACATTTTCAAGTTTTGCAGCTCTATATGCCGGGAAAATACTTGATATAAGTATGATGAAAGAGTTTGCAAGCACAACAGTTGAAATTTCTTTTAAAGATATTTCAATAGGAATACTTTTTATATAATAGATACTTGATATAAAATTTACTGTATAATTTTTTATATACCATAATAAAACAATAGATAAGAGAACACCGACTATAATTCCTATTCCTCCTAATATAAGCCCTTGAATTAAAAATATAAGCATTACATTTTTTTTAGAAAAGCCCATAGAACGGAGTATACCGATATCTTTTGTTTTTTCTCTTACCAAGGTATTAAGAGTTACCCAAATTAAAAAGCCTGCAATAACTACTATTAGAGAAAAGACTATAATCATTATTGTTTTTTCTAAGGTTAATGCTGAGAGTAAGGCCTTATTTTGCTCTCCCCAAGTATATATAAATAGATCGGGATATTTCCTTAAAAGTACTTCTTTAACAGAACTAGCCATATAGGCATTATCAAGCCTTATTGTGAGTTTATCGGCTGTATTTCCTTTATAATTTATATATTGAGCTGTGATAAGTGGCATTATTATCATATTAGCATCATATTCATAAAAACCACTTTCAAAAATTCCCATTACTTCCATTTCAAAATCGGAATTTTCAGAGGTTACAAGTTTTAATTTATCACCTACACTCATTCCAGCCAAACCGGCTAATTCTTTCCCAACCAGTATACCTTTTCTATTTTCTAAATTAATTTCTCCGGAAATAATCTTATCATCCAGATTCATATAATTGATTGCTTTTTCTAAATCATAGCCAATTAATTTGGCACCTGACACAAAATCAGAAAACTCACCTTTATATTTAACCAGCCCCTGTGCCTCAACAGTAGGTATAATACCATTAATATTCTTAATCTCACTATCATCTTCAATAGTTTTTATAAGTTCTTCATAATTAGAAATAGGCTCATAGGATATAGCTGTTACATGGCTTGTAAGTGAAAGTATGCTATTTATCATATTTTTATCCAGCCCGTTTGAAATACCTATTGAAACTGTTAAAACAGTTATTCCGATAAGTACACCTAAAATTGATACTAAACTTTGCTTTTTTCTTTCCAGTATTTGCTTTTTAGCAATAAAAAATTCTATCATTTTTACCTCTTGTTTATTTTAAATTTGACTTGATCTCTTTTTCCGTCTTCTGTAACTATTATAACTTTGTGTTCTCCATTTTCAAAATCTAAAAGTTTCTCTTCTTCATCTGATAAACCAATATAATCATCATCCACATACCAATAAACGAATTGTTTATTAGGATTATAGAGTTTGATTGCCAATTTTTGGTAGCCTGAAAAATCTTTTGGTAAAGTTATAGTTAAGTTATTTGAAGGATAGGCTATTTTCACATTTTTGTTATTATTTGTTTTTTCATTTAAGTAATAATAGTAATTGGCAACTTCAATAGGGTATTCTAAAACAATTTTTTCTTCAGCATTTACAAAATTTTCATCCCTTGAATCTATAATTTTGCCATTTTTATCTATAAAAATCTTTTTGTAATAAGGAGAAATTTTTAGAGTTTTTGCATTTTTAGGATAATCGATAGTTTTACTTTCTACTTCATAGAATTTCCTATATCCTGTTTTGCTATCTATTTCTATCTGTTTTAGTTCTTCTTCCGGCTTTGTGAATTCTCTAGGTTGTATATCCACTAAGTTAAAAACTTTGAATAATAAGTTTCCGGCAGTTTCTACTCCTGAAAGAGAAGAAATAGGTTCATTTGAAAAATTTCCAAGCCATACAAGCACTGTGTAATCCGGGCTGACACCAACTGACCAAGCATCTCTCAATCCAAAACTTGTTCCTGTCTTCCATGAAATAGGTCTGTCAACTGAATATAACTTTTCATTATTAGGGCGTACAACTTTTGATAAAGTATTTAAGGTTATATAGCTGGCACCTTTGCTTAGGCTATTATTTTTTTGGCTTAGGTTATTATCAAGTAAATCTTCATTTAATTTGTATTTTAAATCTGTAAATTTACCATAATTAGCAAGTCCTGAATAAAGTTTTGCAATATCTAAAGCTCTCATTTCTCTTGTTCCTAAAATTAAAGATAGACCATACTTATTAAAATTTTCATCTTCATATCTATCTATGCTTTCTAAAAAGTAGAAAAATTTATCGGCTCCATAGTCTTCTAAAA from Fusobacterium russii ATCC 25533 carries:
- a CDS encoding TonB-dependent receptor — encoded protein: MKNVQKFLFLSILLASTSYGKESIKLKESYINSDYVEIQKLKPTKNIIVIERKDFIDKGYQNVTEILDDIPSINVGKSGWGSIDIRGQGEGSADKNLQVLLDGAPITNLINHPMQTNYDIVPVENIERIEIIPSGGSILYGSGSVGGIINITTNLKRLDRATKSVGFNYGTNLKEYNISLGHNLTDKLSMQLTYTNLKRNLYFKDTYRDTEYFSGGLNYKVNNNHSLSFRYSNLTEDGQFVRTISASNLKKAEKNYVPKTQKITIGLDDKGKKIFKEISGYSNAERKLESYNFTYNGKFNDGKIEYNGDFFYNKGNFDNSSLGNQTMYHRTKGLRNKLSFNYGQNTSFEGSSVLFGADYYIQSADLHYNDYRYDRKTKKYYVRPLAFEYDKKTVAFYIFNNLKYKDFDFSQGIRKDYTYWGFNKVAAKNEGKGTSKRPNTNYELALAYNYRDTGKVYVRYERSFTSPDGLEITDDFSTTDIKPTKGEDTIYDIYEIGLRDKIGFSTVVLTAFYNKTDNEMTRNLTTDPILGFGRESINILKTKRKGFEASLSQKFGNLTLEETYSYLKGSRKYNDKAKNYEDKDIDWTDSGLKKVPKHSVTLKASYAFTDRFSADIKYKYSGKYSNFINESDIFLKEEEKFIDSYSTVDVGLVYKLEKGLTLSAGLKNIFNKRYYEYVGDAKYTVQPAEERTYYMGIKYIF
- a CDS encoding FprA family A-type flavoprotein, translated to MYCCTKVNEDIIWIGVNDRKTPRFENYIPLDAGVTYNSYLIIDEKICIVDGVEAGEGGEFYSKIEATIGKSKIDYIVVNHVEPDHSGAIKGLLKIYPEIKIVGNVKTIMMLKDFGLDLNDEQVVVVKEKDVLDLGKHKLTFYMMPMVHWPESMTTYDMTDKILFSNDAFGSFGTLDGGIFDDEVNNEFFEDEMRRYYSNIVGKYGAPVNGIMKKLANIDISVIAPAHGLLWKQNISEVLRKYQLWANMEAEKEGVVIVYASMYGHTAEMAEVLGRELGNRGIKDVIIYDCSKTDQSYIFSSIWKYKGLMIGSCAHNNDIYPRLQPLLHKLANYGLKNRYLGIFGNMMWNGGGVKGITDFAASLPGLEVLAEPIEIKGAMTPAQRDKLIELASIMAEKLIAERK
- a CDS encoding ABC transporter ATP-binding protein, coding for MNNIMELKNINKFYFETGNKLHILRNLNLEIKKGEFLSILGRSGSGKSTLLNIMGLLDKVDSGEIWIDGKNTSSLNENERNKIKNNFLGFVFQFHYLLNEFTALENVMIPALLNRFKNKKEIQKDAKNLLEVVGLGDRLSHKPNQLSGGEKQRVAIARAMINKPSLILADEPTGNLDEETSEVIFSLFKKLNNEFNQTVVVVTHSKDLSQITDRQVYLKKGSID
- a CDS encoding ABC transporter permease; this translates as MIEFFIAKKQILERKKQSLVSILGVLIGITVLTVSIGISNGLDKNMINSILSLTSHVTAISYEPISNYEELIKTIEDDSEIKNINGIIPTVEAQGLVKYKGEFSDFVSGAKLIGYDLEKAINYMNLDDKIISGEINLENRKGILVGKELAGLAGMSVGDKLKLVTSENSDFEMEVMGIFESGFYEYDANMIIMPLITAQYINYKGNTADKLTIRLDNAYMASSVKEVLLRKYPDLFIYTWGEQNKALLSALTLEKTIMIIVFSLIVVIAGFLIWVTLNTLVREKTKDIGILRSMGFSKKNVMLIFLIQGLILGGIGIIVGVLLSIVLLWYIKNYTVNFISSIYYIKSIPIEISLKEISTVVLANSFIILISSIFPAYRAAKLENVEALRHE